A region of Ornithorhynchus anatinus isolate Pmale09 chromosome 5, mOrnAna1.pri.v4, whole genome shotgun sequence DNA encodes the following proteins:
- the HES3 gene encoding transcription factor HES-3 has product MEKKRRARINVSLEQLKALLEKHYAHQIRKRKLEKADILELSVKYMKSLQSSVEGMPGLTSAEYQAGFRSCLHGVSQFLGRSLDTGPSWHRHLLQDTRDSGIPGAGPEVPPPPPPVRLPVLGSPNPRDPRRPAPACIAPRPCRTSPPTTPRPGHLPPEPGTPPSNEPRGTDGAGGGGREQPVWRPW; this is encoded by the exons ATGGAGAAAAAGAGACGGGCCCGGATCAACGTGTCCCTGGAGCAGCTGAAGGCGCTTCTGGAGAAACACTACGCCCACCAG ATCCGAAAGCGTAAACTGGAGAAGGCGGATATCCTGGAGCTGAGCGTGAAGTACATGAAGAGCCTTCAGAGTTCCGTTGAAG GGATGCCCGGGTTGACCAGCGCGGAGTACCAGGCGGGCTTTCGGAGCTGCTTGCACGGCGTCAGCCAGTTCCTGGGGCGCTCCCTGGACACCGGGCCCAGTTGGCACCGCCACCTGCTGCAGGA CACCAGAGACAGCGGCATCCCGGGAGCGGGCCCCGAggtgcctccgcctcctcctccggtgCGGCTGCCGGTCCTGGGCAGCCCCAACCCGCGGGACCCCCGGCGCCCTGCTCCGGCTTGCATCGCCCCCCGGCCCTGCAGGACCAGCCCCCCGACGACCCCGCGGCCCGGGCATCTCCCGCCCGAGCCCGGGACCCCGCCGAGCAACGAACCCCGGGGCACGGACGGAGCcggcgggggaggcagggagcagcCCGTCTGGAGGCCCTGGTGA